One Bacteroidota bacterium DNA window includes the following coding sequences:
- the ligA gene encoding NAD-dependent DNA ligase LigA — MANTDIYTLDEAAANREADLLRPLIRGHATRYYRDDAPLIADAEYDRLFHALKGIEARFPTLVTPDSPTHRVGGDPLDRFEKVRHPEALLSLGNAFDGDGLRAWYERIQRKLADEDIGTKDEPAQPALVAELKIDGLAMALTYEQGVLTLAATRGNGTVGENVTAGVRTVRAIPLRLASPSSTSAAPPGDLFAASPAAPRSPARIEVRGEVYMGTTDFDALNDRLAAEGAKTFANPRNAAAGSLRQLDPNVTAQRPLSFFAYGLGPSDFGDGSSPSGQQEALNVLQTLGLPVSPETRRFASIDEVVAFCEAWTARRDDPTALDYEIDGVVVKVDDFALQAKLGNVANAPRWAIAFKFPAREATTRLLGVDHNVGRTGAIKPVADLDPVGIGGVTVSKATLHNADYLADRDIRIWDLVVVKRAGDVIPAVVGPVVDARTGDEKVYEPPTICPSCRQPIERADGEADTYCVNASCPAQLKRLVQHYAHRGAMDIVGLGEKVAVQLVEEGLVGHLDDLYRLAERQDALLALDGYKDKKVENLLAGIEASKARPLRRLLFGLGIRHVGETVAETLVEEYASLADLAAADVETLTAIPGVGPEIAEAVRAWFDHAPNQQLVDALRSLGVNTVRLPEEEPVVASEGGEGPPLAGKTVVLTGSLSGRTRSEAKQQLKGLGAKVTSSVTTKTDLLVAGERAGSKLDKAQALGIPVLSEADLDALLDSGREGGRE; from the coding sequence GTGGCTAACACCGACATCTACACGTTGGACGAGGCCGCGGCGAACCGCGAGGCAGACCTCCTACGGCCGCTAATCCGTGGACATGCCACCCGCTACTACCGCGATGACGCCCCGCTCATCGCCGACGCCGAGTACGACCGCCTCTTCCATGCACTCAAAGGCATCGAGGCGCGCTTTCCCACGCTTGTCACGCCCGACTCGCCCACCCACCGGGTCGGCGGCGACCCGCTCGACCGGTTCGAGAAGGTGCGCCACCCGGAAGCTTTGCTCTCGCTCGGCAATGCCTTCGACGGTGACGGACTGCGCGCCTGGTACGAGCGCATCCAACGCAAGCTGGCTGACGAGGACATCGGGACAAAAGACGAGCCGGCACAGCCTGCGCTCGTTGCCGAGTTGAAGATCGACGGGCTGGCGATGGCGCTGACCTACGAGCAAGGCGTGCTCACGCTTGCAGCAACACGCGGCAACGGCACGGTCGGGGAAAACGTCACGGCGGGCGTTCGGACGGTCAGGGCGATCCCGTTGCGGCTTGCCTCGCCTTCCTCCACATCCGCCGCTCCCCCCGGCGATCTCTTCGCCGCTTCGCCTGCGGCCCCACGCTCACCAGCGCGCATCGAGGTCCGAGGCGAGGTCTACATGGGCACGACAGACTTCGACGCGCTCAACGATCGCTTGGCTGCCGAGGGAGCCAAGACGTTCGCGAACCCGCGCAACGCCGCCGCCGGGAGCCTCCGCCAACTCGACCCAAACGTGACGGCGCAGCGGCCGCTGAGCTTCTTTGCCTACGGCCTCGGCCCGAGCGACTTCGGCGACGGATCGTCCCCATCTGGTCAGCAAGAGGCGCTCAACGTACTCCAGACGCTTGGCTTGCCCGTGAGCCCGGAGACGCGGCGGTTCGCCTCCATCGACGAGGTTGTCGCGTTCTGCGAGGCCTGGACGGCACGCCGTGACGACCCGACCGCGCTCGACTACGAGATCGACGGCGTCGTCGTCAAGGTGGACGACTTCGCGCTGCAAGCCAAGCTGGGCAACGTGGCGAACGCGCCGCGCTGGGCCATCGCGTTCAAATTCCCCGCGCGTGAGGCCACGACTCGCCTGCTCGGCGTCGACCACAACGTCGGGCGGACCGGCGCGATTAAGCCGGTCGCCGACCTCGACCCCGTCGGTATCGGCGGGGTGACCGTCTCGAAGGCAACGCTCCACAACGCAGACTACCTCGCCGACCGCGACATCCGTATCTGGGACCTCGTTGTCGTCAAGCGCGCAGGCGACGTGATTCCGGCCGTCGTTGGCCCCGTCGTGGACGCACGGACCGGCGACGAAAAGGTGTACGAACCCCCGACTATCTGCCCATCCTGCCGCCAGCCTATCGAGCGAGCAGATGGCGAGGCCGACACGTACTGCGTCAATGCCTCGTGCCCGGCGCAACTCAAGCGGCTGGTGCAGCACTACGCCCACCGCGGCGCGATGGACATCGTTGGGTTGGGCGAGAAGGTGGCCGTCCAACTCGTCGAAGAAGGGCTCGTTGGGCACCTGGACGACCTATACCGGCTCGCGGAGCGCCAAGACGCATTGCTCGCGCTCGACGGCTACAAAGATAAAAAGGTCGAGAACCTCCTGGCGGGCATCGAGGCGTCGAAAGCACGACCGCTGCGGCGCCTCCTCTTCGGGCTCGGCATCCGGCACGTCGGCGAGACCGTCGCCGAGACACTCGTGGAGGAATACGCTTCCCTCGCTGATCTCGCCGCTGCCGATGTGGAGACGTTGACGGCCATTCCAGGCGTCGGCCCTGAGATTGCTGAGGCGGTCCGCGCGTGGTTCGATCACGCGCCGAATCAGCAGCTTGTCGATGCGCTCCGCAGTCTAGGCGTCAATACGGTTCGGCTACCCGAAGAGGAGCCGGTGGTTGCTTCCGAAGGCGGCGAAGGACCGCCGCTCGCGGGCAAGACGGTCGTGCTTACGGGCTCGCTCTCCGGCCGCACGCGCTCGGAGGCGAAGCAGCAACTCAAGGGCCTCGGCGCGAAGGTGACGAGCAGCGTCACGACCAAGACGGACCTGCTGGTCGCCGGAGAGCGCGCAGGCTCGAAGCTCGACAAAGCACAAGCGCTTGGGATCCCGGTCCTCTCTGAGGCTGACCTCGACGCGCTCCTGGACAGCGGGCGTGAAGGAGGAAGAGAATAG
- a CDS encoding glycosyltransferase, with translation MRRLLVVAYYFPPSGGPGVQRVLKFVKYLPALGWQPTVLTVDAGAYPSHDPTLSSDIPAGIRVYRTAALDPFGIYARATGKSKSDAVTVGAVEQTPSLVERTARFVRANVFVPDARVGWVPFAVRAGKRVIKEAQEAGRLIDAVLTSGPPHSAHLIGRALHRKFGTPWVADFRDPWARHALAEVLPMTGLANSLDRRIEQSILSEASRLLTVSPSWRQHLAEQAGRSESDVALVHNGFDADDFAHAAPISLPDTFTLTHVGSLYETRDPVALWDALADLRAQGATPHLRIRLLGSVADAVRRSLAARGLDRITDIEPYAPHDAAIAAMRAATLLLLSIEPFLLDQGMITGKLYEYLAAGRPVAALGPVGGDAEAMLQETKGGTLLDRSDREGLAALVRRHYAAWAGGAPVDGAHRSAVTPYSRQAQSQRLARVLRSLC, from the coding sequence ATGCGCCGCCTGCTGGTCGTAGCCTACTACTTCCCGCCCTCGGGTGGGCCGGGCGTCCAGCGGGTGCTCAAGTTTGTGAAGTACCTCCCGGCGCTCGGCTGGCAGCCCACGGTGCTCACCGTCGATGCTGGGGCCTATCCGAGCCACGACCCGACGCTGTCGAGCGACATTCCGGCGGGCATCCGTGTCTACCGTACTGCCGCCCTCGACCCGTTCGGCATTTACGCGAGGGCTACGGGGAAGTCGAAGTCTGACGCCGTGACGGTGGGTGCTGTGGAGCAGACTCCATCGCTTGTCGAGCGGACGGCGCGGTTCGTCCGGGCCAACGTGTTCGTGCCCGACGCACGCGTTGGCTGGGTGCCGTTTGCCGTGCGTGCCGGGAAGCGCGTCATCAAGGAAGCACAGGAGGCAGGGCGTCTCATCGATGCTGTGCTCACGTCGGGGCCGCCGCACTCGGCCCACCTCATCGGCCGCGCGCTACACCGGAAGTTTGGTACCCCTTGGGTGGCGGATTTCCGCGACCCGTGGGCCCGCCACGCCTTGGCTGAGGTGTTGCCGATGACAGGCTTGGCAAACTCCCTCGACCGCCGCATCGAGCAGAGCATCCTCAGCGAGGCGAGCCGGCTCCTCACAGTCAGCCCCTCGTGGCGGCAGCACCTCGCAGAGCAAGCCGGGCGCTCCGAGAGTGACGTCGCCCTGGTCCACAACGGTTTCGACGCCGACGACTTCGCGCACGCCGCGCCCATCTCATTGCCGGACACGTTTACGCTCACGCACGTCGGTAGCCTCTACGAGACGCGCGACCCGGTGGCGCTCTGGGACGCGCTCGCAGACCTGCGTGCTCAAGGCGCCACTCCGCATCTGCGGATCCGACTCCTGGGGAGTGTGGCCGACGCGGTGCGCAGGAGCCTCGCCGCCCGAGGTCTTGACCGTATCACTGACATCGAGCCGTATGCGCCGCACGACGCGGCCATTGCCGCGATGAGGGCCGCGACGCTGCTGCTGCTCTCCATCGAACCGTTCCTGCTCGACCAGGGCATGATCACCGGGAAGCTCTACGAGTACTTGGCCGCCGGGCGTCCTGTGGCCGCACTCGGTCCGGTCGGCGGCGATGCTGAGGCCATGCTGCAAGAGACGAAGGGCGGTACGCTCTTGGATCGGTCAGACCGAGAGGGGCTCGCTGCGCTGGTCCGTCGCCACTACGCGGCATGGGCGGGCGGCGCTCCTGTAGATGGTGCTCACCGGAGCGCTGTAACTCCGTACTCTCGCCAGGCGCAGTCGCAACGTCTCGCGCGAGTCCTCCGTTCGCTGTGCTGA
- a CDS encoding methyltransferase domain-containing protein produces MSSPESSARSALTPSLRRRFARTEAFLSTSLPAPARLLDLGPPNTLGERLKKRGYEVAFTGTADLDEHPEAAVAQVAGADADAVTAFEILEHLVNPLGVLRAIRAPRLFVTVPMRLWFSSAYRNPRDPWDRHYHEFEDWQFDWLLEKAGWEVVRRERWTNPPPRWTVGVRPLLRRVTPRWYVVEARRAEVEDGSA; encoded by the coding sequence ATGTCATCGCCCGAAAGCTCCGCCCGTTCTGCGCTGACGCCGTCGTTGCGCCGTCGTTTTGCTCGCACCGAAGCCTTTCTCAGCACCTCGCTCCCTGCCCCGGCGCGCCTGCTCGACCTCGGCCCGCCCAACACGCTCGGCGAGCGGTTGAAGAAGCGGGGCTACGAAGTCGCGTTCACAGGGACCGCGGACCTGGATGAGCACCCCGAGGCGGCGGTAGCGCAGGTCGCAGGCGCCGACGCCGATGCCGTCACGGCGTTCGAGATCCTCGAACACCTCGTCAACCCGCTCGGCGTGCTCCGGGCGATCCGGGCACCGCGTCTCTTCGTCACCGTCCCTATGCGGCTGTGGTTCTCGTCGGCCTATCGCAATCCACGCGACCCGTGGGACCGGCATTACCATGAGTTCGAGGACTGGCAGTTTGACTGGCTCTTGGAGAAGGCGGGGTGGGAGGTCGTGCGTCGGGAGCGCTGGACCAACCCACCTCCTCGATGGACGGTCGGCGTGCGCCCGTTGCTGCGCCGCGTGACGCCGCGCTGGTACGTCGTTGAAGCTCGCCGCGCCGAAGTCGAGGACGGCTCGGCGTAG
- a CDS encoding glycosyltransferase family 4 protein, protein MPHRPVIVHLATAHKASDPRIFQKECRTLAQAGYDVRYVVPHTHDGVVDGVQVLAVEPPRSGKERMTVTTWAVFRRALAQPKDAVFHFHDADLLVPALALKALGRRVVYDLHEDVPRQAQYFHWVPKRLRPLVGAAYGSLEVLGANVFDGLIVAEPVIARRFAAYRPTLVHNFPLRDELIPAAPTPFSERPPHVAYVGTITEVRGIREVISAMGRLPQGGGARLQLGGSFHPASLKGELERDPGWARTDYLGYLSRPAVARVFDQVRVGVVTFHPVERYLGNYPTKLFEYMAAGIPVVCSSFAQLRPFVEGAGCGLLVDPLNPDSIAWAIQWLLDHPAEAEAMGQRGQAAVRERYHWAPEGAALVNFYDRLVGSPPAIDVATRSRYEVQA, encoded by the coding sequence ATGCCTCACCGACCCGTCATCGTCCACCTCGCTACGGCGCACAAGGCCAGTGATCCGCGCATCTTCCAGAAAGAATGCCGCACGCTTGCCCAGGCTGGCTACGACGTTCGCTACGTGGTGCCGCACACGCATGACGGGGTGGTAGATGGCGTGCAAGTGCTCGCGGTCGAGCCGCCGCGCTCGGGCAAGGAGCGCATGACCGTGACGACGTGGGCGGTCTTTCGCCGCGCGCTTGCGCAGCCGAAGGACGCCGTCTTCCACTTCCACGACGCCGACCTGCTGGTCCCCGCGCTCGCGCTCAAGGCACTCGGCCGCCGTGTGGTCTATGACCTTCATGAGGACGTGCCTCGCCAGGCGCAGTACTTTCACTGGGTGCCAAAGCGGCTTAGGCCGCTCGTGGGTGCGGCCTATGGCAGCCTCGAAGTTCTGGGCGCAAACGTGTTCGACGGGCTGATCGTCGCCGAGCCGGTGATCGCCCGACGGTTTGCAGCGTATCGGCCCACGCTCGTCCACAACTTTCCGCTTCGCGACGAACTGATTCCAGCAGCGCCGACGCCGTTCTCCGAGCGGCCGCCGCACGTGGCCTATGTCGGCACGATTACAGAAGTGCGTGGCATCAGAGAGGTGATTAGCGCCATGGGCCGACTTCCGCAAGGGGGCGGCGCACGACTTCAACTCGGCGGCAGCTTCCATCCGGCTTCGCTAAAGGGCGAGCTCGAGCGCGATCCTGGCTGGGCGAGGACGGACTACCTAGGCTATCTCAGCCGCCCGGCCGTCGCCCGGGTGTTCGATCAGGTTCGGGTCGGCGTGGTGACGTTCCATCCGGTCGAGCGCTACCTCGGCAACTACCCAACGAAGCTCTTCGAGTATATGGCGGCAGGGATCCCTGTGGTCTGTTCGAGCTTTGCGCAACTCAGGCCGTTTGTCGAAGGCGCTGGCTGCGGACTGCTCGTCGACCCGCTCAACCCCGACAGCATTGCCTGGGCGATTCAGTGGTTGCTAGACCACCCCGCCGAGGCGGAAGCGATGGGTCAGCGGGGCCAGGCGGCCGTCCGCGAGCGGTACCACTGGGCACCAGAAGGTGCTGCGTTGGTGAATTTCTACGACCGCCTCGTTGGGAGCCCGCCTGCCATTGATGTGGCGACGCGCTCTCGCTACGAGGTGCAGGCGTGA
- a CDS encoding polysaccharide biosynthesis C-terminal domain-containing protein: protein MSADASQRSLFRRLLGQGGLYALSNLGVKAAGLLLLGFYLDPDLLTAAEYGYLVLLETTAQVLVIVAGLGIGSGLLKLATDQSYANRRDALLTTALAASSLCGVGAVVLVGAAARPLAGFLLDDAEATLAVWLMGAYAGLKVVAAVPYVVLRVRERAGLFALAALTEIGLLLGGVVYFLAVRDSGLVGVMQGFVLAATGAVLLLGGGLLRTLRWEWDSRLVRPLLKLGVPLAFAAVASIALNAGDRYMLKAFADAEVVAVYGLAAKFGGVINMLFVQSFNLAFSVLGLKAIAAEGRRAPLPFHQRIARLYTVVTGWGVLGLALFTLDVTAWLSPNPLYLQADLLVLPIALGFLVYGLYFVGMNVLYAHQATGTIAGAVAGAAALNLALNAVAIPTLGGLGAALTSFIAYAVLAAVTLVRAAQVGGLEVSWRSLVVVVLVVVGLWWIAQATVDWEPLERISARLALLASYPLLILVLGVYTREELQTLRARLTRR from the coding sequence GTGAGCGCCGACGCTAGTCAACGCTCGCTCTTCCGACGGCTTTTGGGGCAGGGGGGGCTCTACGCACTGAGTAACCTGGGCGTCAAGGCAGCAGGGTTGCTGCTGCTCGGCTTCTACCTCGACCCAGATCTACTCACAGCGGCGGAATACGGCTACCTCGTCCTTCTCGAAACGACGGCGCAGGTGCTGGTGATTGTCGCAGGGCTCGGTATCGGGTCGGGCCTGCTGAAGCTCGCTACCGATCAGTCGTACGCCAACCGGCGGGACGCCTTGCTGACGACGGCATTGGCAGCCTCGTCGCTGTGCGGGGTAGGTGCCGTGGTGCTTGTTGGAGCGGCTGCGCGCCCACTTGCGGGTTTTCTCCTCGACGACGCGGAGGCCACCCTGGCCGTCTGGCTGATGGGCGCCTATGCAGGGCTCAAGGTGGTGGCGGCCGTGCCCTATGTGGTCCTGCGCGTGCGGGAGCGGGCTGGGTTGTTCGCCCTGGCCGCACTCACCGAGATCGGCTTGCTCCTGGGCGGCGTGGTCTACTTCCTCGCCGTCCGGGACTCCGGGCTCGTGGGCGTGATGCAGGGCTTCGTGCTCGCCGCCACAGGAGCCGTACTGTTGCTGGGGGGTGGGCTGTTGAGAACCCTGCGCTGGGAGTGGGACTCCCGGCTCGTGCGCCCGCTCCTGAAGCTCGGCGTTCCACTCGCGTTCGCGGCCGTCGCCAGCATCGCGCTCAACGCGGGCGATCGCTACATGTTGAAGGCCTTTGCTGATGCGGAGGTCGTTGCCGTCTACGGGCTGGCTGCGAAGTTCGGGGGCGTCATCAACATGCTTTTCGTGCAGAGCTTCAACCTGGCTTTCTCCGTGCTTGGGCTCAAAGCCATCGCGGCAGAGGGCCGAAGAGCACCGCTGCCGTTCCACCAGCGCATCGCTCGCCTCTACACCGTGGTCACAGGATGGGGCGTGCTCGGACTCGCTCTGTTTACGCTTGACGTGACGGCTTGGCTCTCGCCCAACCCGCTCTACCTTCAGGCTGATCTGCTCGTGCTGCCCATTGCCCTCGGTTTTCTAGTCTACGGGCTCTACTTCGTCGGAATGAACGTGCTCTACGCCCACCAGGCCACGGGCACCATCGCAGGCGCCGTGGCTGGGGCGGCGGCGCTGAACCTAGCGCTCAACGCCGTGGCGATCCCGACGCTCGGCGGGCTAGGCGCGGCGCTGACCTCGTTCATAGCCTACGCCGTCCTGGCAGCCGTGACGCTCGTGCGCGCAGCCCAAGTCGGTGGGCTGGAGGTATCCTGGCGTTCGCTCGTCGTTGTAGTGCTCGTCGTCGTGGGGCTCTGGTGGATAGCCCAGGCAACGGTCGACTGGGAACCGCTTGAGCGGATCAGCGCTCGGCTAGCCCTGCTTGCAAGCTATCCGCTTCTCATTCTCGTGCTGGGCGTCTACACGCGGGAAGAACTGCAGACGCTGAGAGCCCGGCTCACGCGACGCTGA
- a CDS encoding YbbR-like domain-containing protein translates to MASNDYFIRLRDLLASVLPREAERPDARRRAFAMLFSLVVATVLWFSVSMDESYNLGVDLAIEVRRLPDGQALRSPPRSPVRVTVQGRGWDLLALSRNPPVLTVDAEEDRINLLSAASEMGRLPTGVQVQSIVPTVLPLDLDEEVEKRVPVQLRGALELDADHEYLESPNLQPDSVRVVGARTILRDLVAWPTVPVDMDDLDASFEIQVALEDTLAALVEIDRTQTRLAVRVDRFTQATRELVVQVVGVPPGVQAVRLLPSRVTATYRVPVNDALFAQAQTTDDFFAFVPYANIARDTTGTVSPFPQLPADLPIRDVSLEPSRLRYYTVVE, encoded by the coding sequence ATGGCCTCCAACGACTATTTCATTCGGCTGCGCGATCTTCTCGCGAGCGTGCTACCGCGCGAGGCGGAACGGCCCGACGCCCGTCGCCGTGCCTTCGCGATGCTGTTTTCACTTGTGGTGGCGACGGTGCTTTGGTTTAGTGTCAGCATGGACGAGTCGTACAACCTCGGCGTAGACCTGGCTATCGAGGTGCGCCGTTTGCCCGACGGTCAGGCCCTGCGCTCGCCTCCTCGCTCGCCCGTACGCGTGACCGTGCAGGGGCGCGGCTGGGACTTGCTGGCGCTGAGCCGCAACCCCCCGGTCCTGACCGTCGATGCCGAGGAAGACCGCATCAACCTGCTGAGCGCGGCCAGCGAGATGGGACGGTTGCCCACGGGTGTGCAGGTCCAGAGTATCGTACCCACGGTGCTACCCCTCGACCTCGACGAGGAAGTGGAGAAGCGCGTCCCTGTGCAACTACGTGGGGCTCTCGAACTGGATGCTGACCACGAGTATCTCGAGTCGCCGAACTTGCAGCCCGACTCGGTGCGGGTGGTCGGTGCGCGCACCATCCTGCGTGACTTGGTGGCGTGGCCGACCGTCCCCGTGGACATGGACGATCTCGACGCGTCGTTCGAAATCCAGGTTGCCCTTGAAGACACGCTAGCCGCGCTGGTCGAAATAGATCGCACTCAGACGAGGCTGGCGGTGCGGGTGGACCGCTTCACACAGGCGACGCGCGAACTCGTGGTGCAGGTGGTCGGCGTGCCGCCTGGTGTGCAGGCTGTCCGTTTGCTCCCCAGCCGCGTGACTGCAACCTATCGGGTGCCTGTGAACGACGCGCTCTTTGCTCAAGCACAGACCACGGACGACTTCTTCGCGTTCGTCCCCTACGCCAACATTGCTCGCGACACGACCGGGACGGTCAGTCCTTTTCCGCAGCTCCCGGCAGACCTCCCGATCCGAGATGTGTCGCTGGAGCCGTCGCGTCTGCGTTACTACACGGTTGTCGAGTAG
- a CDS encoding DMT family transporter, with protein sequence MLFLALAVACSLSIATIFKLAARHDLDRLSLLTVNYGVGAVVALVLILTDPATRTSGFDMDAGLLALGIGTGALFIAGFLVYALAVRDAGMALASAVMRLAVVLPFLASWLVWGEVPTWGQWLGLAVAGVAFALLARPAQATVGETSASRWRQARILGLLFVAGGLGDVAMKTYSEGYGATHNSALFGLLLFVAACGVGLVLMVVRTWQRPTAAEVKWGVVLGVVNYGSVAFIIAALSALPGTLVFPFNNIAIVFGAAVLGVLVWREQLGRANRIGLVFAALALVLLTI encoded by the coding sequence ATGCTCTTTCTCGCGCTCGCCGTTGCGTGCAGTCTCTCCATCGCGACCATTTTCAAGCTAGCGGCGCGTCACGACCTCGATCGCCTGAGCTTGCTCACGGTGAACTACGGCGTTGGGGCTGTCGTGGCGCTGGTGCTCATCTTGACGGACCCCGCCACGCGAACCAGCGGCTTCGACATGGACGCTGGGCTGCTGGCCCTTGGCATTGGTACGGGCGCGCTCTTCATTGCAGGCTTCTTGGTGTATGCGCTTGCAGTGCGCGACGCTGGGATGGCACTCGCGTCGGCCGTGATGAGGTTGGCCGTCGTGCTCCCTTTCCTAGCCTCCTGGCTCGTGTGGGGCGAAGTGCCGACGTGGGGGCAATGGCTTGGGCTTGCTGTGGCGGGTGTGGCCTTCGCGTTGCTAGCACGCCCTGCGCAGGCGACCGTGGGGGAAACATCCGCCTCGCGCTGGCGGCAGGCGCGGATCCTGGGGCTGCTCTTCGTGGCCGGAGGGCTCGGGGACGTGGCGATGAAGACCTACAGCGAGGGCTACGGTGCCACGCACAACAGCGCCCTCTTCGGCCTCCTCCTGTTCGTCGCCGCGTGCGGTGTCGGACTTGTGCTGATGGTGGTGCGCACGTGGCAGCGCCCGACAGCGGCCGAGGTGAAATGGGGCGTGGTGCTGGGGGTCGTCAACTACGGATCCGTCGCCTTCATCATTGCGGCGCTTAGCGCTTTGCCAGGCACGCTCGTCTTTCCATTCAACAACATCGCCATTGTCTTTGGCGCGGCCGTGCTGGGTGTCTTGGTATGGCGCGAGCAATTGGGGCGGGCCAACCGCATCGGCCTTGTTTTTGCAGCACTGGCGCTGGTGCTTCTCACCATCTAG
- a CDS encoding DUF4230 domain-containing protein — translation MRRIRALTIAALALVAVGVVLSLAIQAWLRRTALTETEARTIVVDTLLRDRPEAFLVTGTLEFATGLEQRSSKVLLPGVLDIDLGTTVVRVRAPARAAYGFDAAAWHTDALRVRGDTLVLPLPQLTVFAVEPDLAAMEMETETGWARTQGRSGNTQERAALRQLLPAMRDRAERYLLDAAPPRANTTAAIERLLRPAFEAAGWSPVIVFEDTPSPVAEQPG, via the coding sequence ATGCGCCGCATCCGTGCCCTGACTATCGCTGCCCTTGCCCTCGTGGCGGTAGGTGTCGTGCTTTCACTGGCCATTCAGGCCTGGCTACGCAGGACTGCGCTCACGGAGACCGAGGCTCGAACGATTGTCGTCGATACGCTGCTACGTGACCGCCCCGAAGCGTTTCTCGTGACCGGCACACTGGAGTTCGCGACCGGTCTCGAACAGCGTTCGAGCAAAGTGCTCCTCCCTGGCGTGCTCGATATCGATCTGGGCACGACCGTGGTTCGTGTCCGGGCACCGGCTCGTGCGGCATATGGGTTCGACGCGGCAGCGTGGCACACCGACGCCCTCCGGGTTCGCGGCGACACGTTGGTGTTGCCGCTGCCCCAACTCACCGTGTTTGCTGTCGAGCCCGATCTCGCAGCGATGGAGATGGAGACCGAGACAGGGTGGGCACGCACCCAGGGGCGGAGTGGCAACACCCAGGAGCGCGCCGCGCTTCGTCAACTGCTTCCGGCGATGCGTGATCGCGCCGAGCGCTATCTCCTAGACGCAGCGCCCCCACGAGCGAACACCACAGCCGCCATTGAGCGCCTGCTGCGTCCTGCCTTCGAGGCAGCTGGGTGGAGTCCCGTGATCGTGTTCGAGGACACGCCCTCCCCCGTAGCCGAGCAGCCTGGGTAG
- a CDS encoding CBS domain-containing protein produces the protein MSRIVDVVHRNGPPVSVPPTASALTAASTMASHNVGATLVLDEGTLVGIFTERDVARRVVVPGLDPGSTTVAEVMTPDVVVVQADTSHQEVLRLMQQGHFRHVPVADGEKLVGVVSIRDLLRFEKEHAEAENQQLRQYVYSYQ, from the coding sequence ATGTCTCGCATCGTCGATGTGGTGCACCGCAATGGTCCACCTGTCTCCGTCCCTCCCACTGCCTCCGCACTTACGGCCGCCTCCACCATGGCGTCGCACAACGTTGGCGCCACGCTCGTCCTCGACGAAGGCACCCTCGTCGGGATTTTCACCGAGCGCGATGTGGCCCGCCGCGTCGTCGTCCCCGGTCTTGACCCGGGAAGCACAACCGTCGCTGAGGTGATGACCCCCGATGTTGTCGTCGTGCAGGCGGACACCTCGCACCAAGAAGTGTTGCGGCTGATGCAGCAAGGCCACTTCCGGCACGTCCCCGTCGCGGACGGAGAGAAGCTCGTGGGCGTCGTCTCGATCCGCGACCTCCTCCGCTTTGAAAAGGAGCACGCGGAGGCCGAGAATCAACAACTCCGGCAGTACGTGTACTCATATCAGTAG
- a CDS encoding GNAT family protein: MQARLAAVLGNDRVHLTPLRIENIYTHYRWNNDPELCYFDSEQPFEKESFAGFKRRFLQLALHPQADAHDFEIHRVADGALIGVAYIDRIDSFHRRCRISLAIAEQSAQGLGYGRATLDVLLRCAFDELKMHRVTAEAFSFAHVWKGLLDAVGFEAEGRLRDHLFRDGAFHDKETFALLEEEYQARQATRPLLVEAA, from the coding sequence ATGCAAGCTCGCCTGGCTGCCGTCCTTGGCAACGATCGTGTGCATCTCACGCCCCTCCGGATTGAGAATATCTACACACACTACCGCTGGAACAACGACCCTGAGCTATGCTACTTCGATAGCGAACAGCCCTTCGAGAAAGAGTCGTTCGCCGGCTTCAAACGGCGATTCCTTCAGCTGGCACTCCACCCTCAAGCCGACGCCCACGACTTCGAGATCCACCGCGTCGCGGACGGCGCGCTCATCGGCGTGGCCTACATCGACCGCATTGACTCGTTTCACCGGCGGTGCCGGATCAGCTTAGCCATCGCTGAGCAGAGCGCGCAGGGACTCGGCTACGGCCGCGCGACGCTAGACGTGTTGCTCCGCTGCGCCTTCGACGAGCTGAAGATGCACCGGGTCACAGCGGAGGCTTTCTCATTCGCCCACGTGTGGAAGGGGCTGCTCGACGCGGTCGGTTTCGAGGCGGAGGGCCGTCTCCGCGATCACCTGTTCCGCGACGGCGCGTTTCATGACAAGGAGACGTTCGCGCTGCTCGAAGAGGAATACCAGGCACGTCAGGCCACCCGACCCCTGTTGGTGGAAGCTGCCTGA